The Perca fluviatilis chromosome 24, GENO_Pfluv_1.0, whole genome shotgun sequence genome has a window encoding:
- the LOC120554641 gene encoding NACHT, LRR and PYD domains-containing protein 12-like isoform X2: protein MKTPKEVILGILDDLVAEDFEKFKWHLQGVLEDFPAIPKSKLENVNRVKTVDLMFSAYCINTIKVTRIVLVKIYQNELVKNLSNIIYEPTEILAACQRKVKSNLHQTFQRVSEGIAKSGNKTVLNQMFTEIHITEGGVNDEHEVTQIETASWKPDTPEPTIRQDDIFKTPPGRDEPIRTVITKGGAGIGKTVLTQKFTLDWAEDKANQDIHFIFPFTFRELNVLKEKKYSLVELVHQFFNEIRIAGICRFEEFQVVFIFDGLDECRLPLDFLNTEIVTDVTESTSVGVLLTNLIRGNLLPSARLWITTRPAAANQIPPNCVDMVTEVRGFTDPQKEEYFRRRFRDEEQARRIISHVKRSRSLHIMCHVPVFCWITATVLEDVLKTREGGELAKTLTEMYIYFLMVQSEVKNIKYAGGAEADSPWSPENRKMIKSLGKLAFDGLQKGKLIFYESDVTECGIDITAASVYSGVFTQIFKEERGESQNVFSFVHLSFQEFLAALHVHLTFINSGVNLLSGKQTSSQTTSQLPKVFREKLKHLHQSAVDKALQSPNGHLDLFLRFLLGLSLESNEKHLRGLLTQTGSSSQTNKKTVKYIKKKISENQSAERSINLFHCLNELNDRSLVQEIQNCLRSGHLSTNKLSPAQWSAVVFILLSSEEDLDVFDLKKYSASEEALLRLLPVFKTSNKALLSGCNLSERSCKALSSILSSESSSLRELDLSNNNLQDSGVRLISVGLKSPDCTLETLRLSVCNLSKRSCEALSSVLSSKSSSLRELDLSNNNLKDSGGKLISVGLKSPDCTLKTLRLSVCKMSEKSCEALSSVLSSKSSSLRELDLSNNNLKDSGGKRLAAGLQNLHCKLETLRLSACNLSEKSCKVLSSVFSSQSSSLREMDLSNNNLQDSGGKLLLAGLQSQHCKLETLRLSVCNLSERSCEVLSAVLSSQSSSLRELDLSNNNLQDSGGKLISLGLKSPHCTLDILSLSGCLISEEGCSSLVSALSSNPSHLRELDLSYNHPGDSEVKLLSAGLKDPLWKLETLRVEPAGVRWLTPGLKKYSCELTFDTNTVNRHLKLSENNRKVKHVEEYQSYPKNPERFDCPQLLCRDGLTGRCYWEVERRGGVSIAVGYRGISRRGDSGDCVFGYNDQSWSLICSGGGYSVSHNNRETSISSSVSDRVAVYVDCPAGSLSFYTVSSDSLSHLYTFNTTFTEPLYPGFGFGYKSYGCSVSLCPV from the exons ATGAAGACGCCTAAAGAAGTCATCTTGGGAATTTTAGACGACTTGGTAGCTGAGGACTTTGAAAAATTCAAGTGGCACCTGCAGGGAGTCCTTGAAGACTTCCCAGCAATCCCAAAGAGTAAACTGGAGAATGTAAACAGGGTGAAGACAGTGGACCTGATGTTCTCGGCCTACTGTATAAACACTATTAAAGTGACCAGAATAGTTTTAGTGAAGATTTATCAAAATGAGCTAGTGAAGAATTTATCAAACATCATCTATGAACCTACAG AGATTCTTGCTGCGTGCCAGCGAAAAGTCAAATCCAACTTACATCAGACATTCCAGCGTGTGTCTGAGGGGATTGCTAAATCAGGAAACAAGACCgttctgaatcagatgttcacagagatccaCATCACAGAGGGAGGGGTCAatgatgaacatgaggtcacacagattgaaacagcatcctGGAAACCAGACACACCAGAACCAACAATCAGACAAGACGACATCTTTAAAACTccacctggaagagatgaaccaatcagaacagtgattACAAAGGGAGGGGCTGGCattgggaaaacagtcttaacacagaagttcactctggactgggctgaagacaaagccaaccaggacatccatTTCATTTTTcctttcaccttcagagagctgaatgtgctgaaagagaaaaagtacagcttggtggaacttgttcatCAGTTCTTTAATGAAATCAGAAtagcaggaatctgcaggtttgaagagttccaggttgtgttcatctttgacggtctggatgagtgtcgacttcctctggacttcctcaacactgagatcgtgactgatgttacagagtccacctcagtgggtgtgctgctgacaaacctcatcagagggaatctgcttccctctgctcgcctctggataaccacacgacctgcagcagccaatcagatccctcctaattgtgttgacatggtgacagaggtcagagggttcactgacccacaaaaggaggagtacttcaggaggagattcagagatgaggagcaggccagAAGAATCATCTCCCATGTCAAGAGATCACGAAGCCTCCATATCATGTGCCAcgtcccagtcttctgctggatcactgctacagttctggaggacgtgttgaagacgagagagggaggagagctggCCAAGACcttgactgagatgtacatctaCTTCCTGATGGTTCAGTCCGAAGTGAAGAACATCAAGTATGCTGGAGGAGCTGAGGCAGATTCACCCTGGAGTCCAGAGAACAGGAAGATGATCAAGTCTttgggaaaactggcttttgacgggctgcagaaaggcaaactgatcttctatgaatcagacgTGACAGAATGTGGCATCGACATCACAGCTGCCTCCGTGTACTCAGGcgtgttcacacagatctttaaagaggagagaggagagtcCCAGAACGTGTTCAGCTTTGTCCATCTGAGttttcaggagtttctggctgctcttcatgtacatctgacattcatcaactctggagtcaacTTGCTGTCAGGAAAACAAACATCCTCCCAAACAACCTCCCAGCTGCCTAAAGTCTTCagagaaaaactaaaacatctCCACCAGAGTGCTGTAgacaaggccttacagagtccaaatggacacctggacttgttcctccgcttcctcctgggtctttctcTAGAGTCCAATGAGAAACACCTACGAGGTCTgttgacacagacaggaagtagctcacagacaaacaagaaaacagtcaagtacatcaagaagaagatcagtgagaatcagtctgcagagagaagcatcaatctgtttcactgtctgaatgaactgaatgatcgaTCTCTAGTGCAGGAGATCCAAAACTGCCTGAGATCAGGACATCTCTCCACAaataaactgtctcctgctcagtggtcagctgtGGTTTTCATCTTACTCTCATCAGAAGAAgatctggacgtgtttgacctgaagaaatactctgcttcagaggaggctcttctgaggctgctgccagtgttCAAAActtccaacaaagctct cctgagtggctgtaacctgtcagagagaagctgtaaAGCTCTGTCCTCAATTCTCAGCTctgagtcctctagtctgagagagctagacctgagtaacaacaacctgcaggattcaggagtgaggctgatctctgttggactgaagagtccagaCTGCAcactggaaactctcag ACTGAGTGTCTGTAACCTGTcaaagagaagctgtgaagctttgtcctcagttctcagctccaagtcctctagtctgagagagctggacctgagtaacaacaacctgaaggattcaggagggaagctgatctctgttggactgaagagtccagaCTGCACACTGAAGACTCTCAG GCTGAGTGTCTGTAAGATGTCAGAGaaaagctgtgaagctctgtcttcagttctcagctccaagtcgtctagtctgagagagctggacctaagtaacaacaacctgaaggattcaggagggaagcgACTGGCGGCTGGACTTCAGAATCTACACTGtaaactggagactctcag GTTGAGTgcctgtaacctgtcagagaaaAGCTGTAAAGTTCTGTCTTCAGTtttcagctcccagtcctctagccTGAGAGAgatggacctgagtaacaacaacctgcaggattcaggagggaagctgctGTTGGCTGGACTTCAGAGTCAACACTGtaaactggagactctcag GCTGAGTGTCTGtaatctgtcagagagaagctgtgaagttCTGTCcgcagttctcagctcccagtcctctagtctgagagagctggatctgagtaacaacaacctgcaggattcaggaggaaAGCTGATCTCtcttggactgaagagtccacactgcacactggataTTCTCAG tctgtcaggctgtctgatctcagaagaaggctgttcttctctggtctcagctctgagctccaacccctcccatctgagagagctggacctgagctacaatcatccaggagactcagaAGTGAAGCTCCTGTCAGCAGGACTGAAGGATCCTCTCTGGAaactggaaactctcag ggtggagcctgctggagtcagatggttgacaccaggtctgaagaagt attcctgtgaactcacatttgacacaaacacagtgaacagacaCCTAAAACTGTCTGagaacaacaggaaggtgaaaCATGTGGAGGAGTATCAGTCGTATCCTAAAAATCCAGAAAGGTTTGACTgtcctcagctgctgtgtagagatggtctgactggtcgctgttactgggaggttgagaggagaggaggggtttCTATAGCAGTgggttacagaggaatcagcaggagaggagacagtggtgactgtgtgtttggatataatgatcagtcctggagtctgatctGCTCTGGTGGTGGTTACTCTGTTAGTCACAATAACAGAGaaacatccatctcctcctctgtctctgatagagtagcagtgtatgtggactgtccagctggctctctgtccttctacacagtctcctctgactcactgagccacctctacaccttcaacaccacattcactgaaCCTCTTTATCCTGGGTTTGGGTTTGGGTATAAGTCATATGGTtgctcagtgtctctgtgtcctgtgtag
- the LOC120554641 gene encoding NACHT, LRR and PYD domains-containing protein 12-like isoform X1: MIGTKEQAHRIALDLQEQGCVEKKHSLGICRRCRGWAEDESNMAQVSTNIPPPHSAPGDLQRRTGSEAAGCGLSDRGSDSSETRRRLGRLLHPDRWALHSGRGAQSPPGCVAVSFRHLKLQLKGQKMKTPKEVILGILDDLVAEDFEKFKWHLQGVLEDFPAIPKSKLENVNRVKTVDLMFSAYCINTIKVTRIVLVKIYQNELVKNLSNIIYEPTEILAACQRKVKSNLHQTFQRVSEGIAKSGNKTVLNQMFTEIHITEGGVNDEHEVTQIETASWKPDTPEPTIRQDDIFKTPPGRDEPIRTVITKGGAGIGKTVLTQKFTLDWAEDKANQDIHFIFPFTFRELNVLKEKKYSLVELVHQFFNEIRIAGICRFEEFQVVFIFDGLDECRLPLDFLNTEIVTDVTESTSVGVLLTNLIRGNLLPSARLWITTRPAAANQIPPNCVDMVTEVRGFTDPQKEEYFRRRFRDEEQARRIISHVKRSRSLHIMCHVPVFCWITATVLEDVLKTREGGELAKTLTEMYIYFLMVQSEVKNIKYAGGAEADSPWSPENRKMIKSLGKLAFDGLQKGKLIFYESDVTECGIDITAASVYSGVFTQIFKEERGESQNVFSFVHLSFQEFLAALHVHLTFINSGVNLLSGKQTSSQTTSQLPKVFREKLKHLHQSAVDKALQSPNGHLDLFLRFLLGLSLESNEKHLRGLLTQTGSSSQTNKKTVKYIKKKISENQSAERSINLFHCLNELNDRSLVQEIQNCLRSGHLSTNKLSPAQWSAVVFILLSSEEDLDVFDLKKYSASEEALLRLLPVFKTSNKALLSGCNLSERSCKALSSILSSESSSLRELDLSNNNLQDSGVRLISVGLKSPDCTLETLRLSVCNLSKRSCEALSSVLSSKSSSLRELDLSNNNLKDSGGKLISVGLKSPDCTLKTLRLSVCKMSEKSCEALSSVLSSKSSSLRELDLSNNNLKDSGGKRLAAGLQNLHCKLETLRLSACNLSEKSCKVLSSVFSSQSSSLREMDLSNNNLQDSGGKLLLAGLQSQHCKLETLRLSVCNLSERSCEVLSAVLSSQSSSLRELDLSNNNLQDSGGKLISLGLKSPHCTLDILSLSGCLISEEGCSSLVSALSSNPSHLRELDLSYNHPGDSEVKLLSAGLKDPLWKLETLRVEPAGVRWLTPGLKKYSCELTFDTNTVNRHLKLSENNRKVKHVEEYQSYPKNPERFDCPQLLCRDGLTGRCYWEVERRGGVSIAVGYRGISRRGDSGDCVFGYNDQSWSLICSGGGYSVSHNNRETSISSSVSDRVAVYVDCPAGSLSFYTVSSDSLSHLYTFNTTFTEPLYPGFGFGYKSYGCSVSLCPV, translated from the exons GGACAAAAGATGAAGACGCCTAAAGAAGTCATCTTGGGAATTTTAGACGACTTGGTAGCTGAGGACTTTGAAAAATTCAAGTGGCACCTGCAGGGAGTCCTTGAAGACTTCCCAGCAATCCCAAAGAGTAAACTGGAGAATGTAAACAGGGTGAAGACAGTGGACCTGATGTTCTCGGCCTACTGTATAAACACTATTAAAGTGACCAGAATAGTTTTAGTGAAGATTTATCAAAATGAGCTAGTGAAGAATTTATCAAACATCATCTATGAACCTACAG AGATTCTTGCTGCGTGCCAGCGAAAAGTCAAATCCAACTTACATCAGACATTCCAGCGTGTGTCTGAGGGGATTGCTAAATCAGGAAACAAGACCgttctgaatcagatgttcacagagatccaCATCACAGAGGGAGGGGTCAatgatgaacatgaggtcacacagattgaaacagcatcctGGAAACCAGACACACCAGAACCAACAATCAGACAAGACGACATCTTTAAAACTccacctggaagagatgaaccaatcagaacagtgattACAAAGGGAGGGGCTGGCattgggaaaacagtcttaacacagaagttcactctggactgggctgaagacaaagccaaccaggacatccatTTCATTTTTcctttcaccttcagagagctgaatgtgctgaaagagaaaaagtacagcttggtggaacttgttcatCAGTTCTTTAATGAAATCAGAAtagcaggaatctgcaggtttgaagagttccaggttgtgttcatctttgacggtctggatgagtgtcgacttcctctggacttcctcaacactgagatcgtgactgatgttacagagtccacctcagtgggtgtgctgctgacaaacctcatcagagggaatctgcttccctctgctcgcctctggataaccacacgacctgcagcagccaatcagatccctcctaattgtgttgacatggtgacagaggtcagagggttcactgacccacaaaaggaggagtacttcaggaggagattcagagatgaggagcaggccagAAGAATCATCTCCCATGTCAAGAGATCACGAAGCCTCCATATCATGTGCCAcgtcccagtcttctgctggatcactgctacagttctggaggacgtgttgaagacgagagagggaggagagctggCCAAGACcttgactgagatgtacatctaCTTCCTGATGGTTCAGTCCGAAGTGAAGAACATCAAGTATGCTGGAGGAGCTGAGGCAGATTCACCCTGGAGTCCAGAGAACAGGAAGATGATCAAGTCTttgggaaaactggcttttgacgggctgcagaaaggcaaactgatcttctatgaatcagacgTGACAGAATGTGGCATCGACATCACAGCTGCCTCCGTGTACTCAGGcgtgttcacacagatctttaaagaggagagaggagagtcCCAGAACGTGTTCAGCTTTGTCCATCTGAGttttcaggagtttctggctgctcttcatgtacatctgacattcatcaactctggagtcaacTTGCTGTCAGGAAAACAAACATCCTCCCAAACAACCTCCCAGCTGCCTAAAGTCTTCagagaaaaactaaaacatctCCACCAGAGTGCTGTAgacaaggccttacagagtccaaatggacacctggacttgttcctccgcttcctcctgggtctttctcTAGAGTCCAATGAGAAACACCTACGAGGTCTgttgacacagacaggaagtagctcacagacaaacaagaaaacagtcaagtacatcaagaagaagatcagtgagaatcagtctgcagagagaagcatcaatctgtttcactgtctgaatgaactgaatgatcgaTCTCTAGTGCAGGAGATCCAAAACTGCCTGAGATCAGGACATCTCTCCACAaataaactgtctcctgctcagtggtcagctgtGGTTTTCATCTTACTCTCATCAGAAGAAgatctggacgtgtttgacctgaagaaatactctgcttcagaggaggctcttctgaggctgctgccagtgttCAAAActtccaacaaagctct cctgagtggctgtaacctgtcagagagaagctgtaaAGCTCTGTCCTCAATTCTCAGCTctgagtcctctagtctgagagagctagacctgagtaacaacaacctgcaggattcaggagtgaggctgatctctgttggactgaagagtccagaCTGCAcactggaaactctcag ACTGAGTGTCTGTAACCTGTcaaagagaagctgtgaagctttgtcctcagttctcagctccaagtcctctagtctgagagagctggacctgagtaacaacaacctgaaggattcaggagggaagctgatctctgttggactgaagagtccagaCTGCACACTGAAGACTCTCAG GCTGAGTGTCTGTAAGATGTCAGAGaaaagctgtgaagctctgtcttcagttctcagctccaagtcgtctagtctgagagagctggacctaagtaacaacaacctgaaggattcaggagggaagcgACTGGCGGCTGGACTTCAGAATCTACACTGtaaactggagactctcag GTTGAGTgcctgtaacctgtcagagaaaAGCTGTAAAGTTCTGTCTTCAGTtttcagctcccagtcctctagccTGAGAGAgatggacctgagtaacaacaacctgcaggattcaggagggaagctgctGTTGGCTGGACTTCAGAGTCAACACTGtaaactggagactctcag GCTGAGTGTCTGtaatctgtcagagagaagctgtgaagttCTGTCcgcagttctcagctcccagtcctctagtctgagagagctggatctgagtaacaacaacctgcaggattcaggaggaaAGCTGATCTCtcttggactgaagagtccacactgcacactggataTTCTCAG tctgtcaggctgtctgatctcagaagaaggctgttcttctctggtctcagctctgagctccaacccctcccatctgagagagctggacctgagctacaatcatccaggagactcagaAGTGAAGCTCCTGTCAGCAGGACTGAAGGATCCTCTCTGGAaactggaaactctcag ggtggagcctgctggagtcagatggttgacaccaggtctgaagaagt attcctgtgaactcacatttgacacaaacacagtgaacagacaCCTAAAACTGTCTGagaacaacaggaaggtgaaaCATGTGGAGGAGTATCAGTCGTATCCTAAAAATCCAGAAAGGTTTGACTgtcctcagctgctgtgtagagatggtctgactggtcgctgttactgggaggttgagaggagaggaggggtttCTATAGCAGTgggttacagaggaatcagcaggagaggagacagtggtgactgtgtgtttggatataatgatcagtcctggagtctgatctGCTCTGGTGGTGGTTACTCTGTTAGTCACAATAACAGAGaaacatccatctcctcctctgtctctgatagagtagcagtgtatgtggactgtccagctggctctctgtccttctacacagtctcctctgactcactgagccacctctacaccttcaacaccacattcactgaaCCTCTTTATCCTGGGTTTGGGTTTGGGTATAAGTCATATGGTtgctcagtgtctctgtgtcctgtgtag